The DNA segment TTAACCCAACccccttttcaaaatcttaggGCTGTCAGAATCAACCCTACATTTACAATAACCACACAAATCAAGTCACTATAAAAAAACCTGTACACACCAAATATTCTGGCAAGTGGACGAAATAAATTAAGAGAAAGTTTGCGCATGCATTTGATTTTGCAATATGAGTTACGTATTTTATTGGTGACACTGGGTACATTATAATTATTCTTGCAACGATGATAAGCAAAGAACATCACCGAAAGTACACTACATACATATAGATGATCCTATACTTGACACACAAGTAGTTCTTTATATACCTTCAGCTACAAAATTCAAACGATCCAAATTCCAATTATTCCATGTACTAACACAATGGTCTCTCCAACAATAATACTACTCCTTTTGTgcttcattttttcattttcttcttcagtGATTTCCCAGCCACCACCAGACACAGGATTCATCAAGTGTGGATCATGTCCTTGCGGCACCTCATGCAGCGGCGGAGACCAATTTCCACccctttttcctctttttcctcCTCCTCCGCCTTCTACGCCACCGCCACTACCACTTCCTGATATTTCTTCCCCGCCAGAGGATGATTGCAGTCCACCAGTGTCCCCACCACCTCCACCACCGTCTCCGCCGCCACCACGGCCTCCACCACCCCCTCCTTCGCCTCCTCCACCAACGCCGCCACCGCCGAGGTTCATATACGTGACGGGTGTGCCAGCAGATGTGTATAATTATTACTCTTCTGCTCAAAACAGAGTTGTTGGGTTGGTAGCTTTGGTTAGTTTGGGATTATTGTCGGTT comes from the Arachis duranensis cultivar V14167 chromosome 7, aradu.V14167.gnm2.J7QH, whole genome shotgun sequence genome and includes:
- the LOC110273528 gene encoding uncharacterized protein LOC110273528, whose translation is MNLGGGGVGGGGEGGGGGGRGGGGDGGGGGGDTGGLQSSSGGEEISGSGSGGGVEGGGGGKRGKRGGNWSPPLHEVPQGHDPHLMNPVSGGGWEITEEENEKMKHKRSSIIVGETIVLVHGIIGIWIV